Proteins encoded together in one Qingshengfaniella alkalisoli window:
- a CDS encoding HAD family hydrolase yields MSPVRAILFDKDGTLFDFHATWSEWSAGFLLRLAGGDLERARILGEAIGFDLDTRSFLDGALVVGGTPDDIAHALLPHLPGATPFSLVSRMNSETARIPQKEAAPLKSLLGDLRQTGLKLGVATNDCVAPAEAHLAQAGIEGFFDHIIGCDSGYGAKPEPGMLLGFADYVGVPPEEVVMVGDSVHDLNCGRGAGARCVGVLTGSAQRSALEPLADIVLPSIASLPVWLSGLNMADSGARPEAVL; encoded by the coding sequence ATGTCACCAGTCAGGGCGATCCTGTTCGACAAGGATGGAACCTTGTTTGATTTCCATGCCACTTGGAGCGAATGGTCTGCCGGGTTTCTGTTGCGGCTCGCTGGGGGTGATCTGGAGCGGGCCCGTATCTTGGGTGAAGCGATCGGATTTGATCTCGACACCAGGAGCTTTCTTGATGGGGCGCTTGTTGTTGGCGGCACGCCGGATGACATCGCTCATGCACTCTTGCCGCATCTGCCTGGAGCGACACCGTTTTCGCTGGTCAGTCGAATGAATTCTGAAACGGCACGGATTCCGCAAAAGGAAGCGGCACCTCTCAAGTCGCTGCTCGGGGATCTTCGGCAAACGGGGTTGAAGCTTGGCGTCGCCACCAATGATTGTGTGGCGCCAGCCGAAGCACATCTCGCGCAGGCCGGAATTGAAGGGTTCTTCGATCACATAATCGGATGTGACAGTGGGTACGGGGCCAAGCCTGAGCCGGGAATGCTTCTGGGGTTCGCAGACTATGTGGGAGTTCCCCCGGAAGAAGTTGTGATGGTTGGTGATAGCGTGCACGATTTGAACTGCGGGCGCGGTGCCGGAGCGCGATGCGTCGGTGTGCTGACGGGCAGTGCCCAGAGATCCGCGTTGGAACCCTTGGCGGATATCGTTCTGCCCAGCATCGCGAGCCTGCCTGTGTGGCTCAGCGGGCTTAATATGGCGGACAGCGGGGCGCGGCCTGAGGCCGTGCTTTGA
- a CDS encoding DUF3572 domain-containing protein — MRHDEAITIAAKALDWIARTNDLLPVFLGSSGISVEQLSDNVAEPEALASVLDFLLMDDRWVLAFCSDTGISPEKPLTARVALSGGEVPHWT, encoded by the coding sequence TTGCGCCACGATGAGGCCATTACGATCGCCGCGAAGGCTTTGGACTGGATCGCACGCACGAACGACCTGTTGCCGGTTTTTCTAGGAAGTTCAGGTATTTCGGTAGAGCAACTGTCAGACAATGTCGCTGAACCGGAGGCATTGGCGTCGGTTTTGGATTTCTTGCTTATGGATGACCGATGGGTTCTCGCGTTTTGCAGCGATACCGGCATTTCGCCCGAGAAACCGTTAACCGCGCGCGTGGCCCTTTCGGGTGGGGAAGTGCCGCATTGGACCTGA
- a CDS encoding diguanylate cyclase, with translation MSGRILIYDGIATNRILLRCKLSAACYVVSQATTPDELAREISQNKPDLILLDIDSDPGGKLAICSATQGTHNNADVPLILLATNLTPDLRVAALRAGAADILPKPVNDSLLMARIRRTLRQSNTASEIEARDITSRQLGLAEAGATYSSPGHIALISPNAQAAHAWSARLEPVLSHRLSVMTREDALTTTARATAADAFVIGASKETYQDALRLIAELRSREDTRGSAMLLLLEDASSDQVAMALDLGASDIMASGFHAEELALRLNAQIRHKQQGDQLRRNMQTGLQMATRDPLTGLFNRRFAERHLQSIAAQAQSAGQPFALMVLDLDRFKAVNDTYGHAIGDIVLREVSSRLRSNLRAQDLVARMGGEEFLVVMPNTNHDEALTAGERLRQLVRGTPIRLQGDVSALTVTVSIGVAVGTGKVKDTTELFDRADKALYVAKADGRDQVSLDRPAA, from the coding sequence ATGTCCGGACGTATTCTCATATATGACGGGATTGCGACGAACCGGATCCTGCTGCGTTGTAAACTGTCCGCTGCCTGCTACGTGGTTTCCCAAGCGACGACACCGGATGAACTGGCGCGCGAGATCAGTCAGAACAAGCCGGATTTGATACTGTTAGATATCGACTCCGATCCCGGCGGCAAGCTGGCGATTTGCTCCGCGACACAGGGCACGCACAATAATGCGGACGTGCCACTCATCCTTTTGGCAACCAATCTGACCCCCGACCTGCGCGTGGCAGCGCTTCGTGCCGGGGCCGCAGATATTCTGCCCAAGCCTGTGAATGACAGCCTTCTGATGGCCCGCATCCGCCGCACGCTCCGGCAAAGCAATACCGCTTCAGAAATCGAAGCACGTGACATCACGAGCCGCCAGCTAGGGCTGGCCGAAGCGGGCGCAACATATTCTTCGCCCGGTCACATTGCACTGATATCGCCCAATGCGCAGGCCGCTCATGCTTGGTCGGCGCGCCTCGAACCGGTTCTTTCTCACCGACTATCCGTCATGACACGGGAAGACGCGCTGACGACAACCGCACGGGCAACTGCGGCAGATGCGTTCGTGATCGGCGCATCCAAGGAAACCTATCAGGACGCGCTCCGCTTGATCGCCGAACTCCGCAGTCGGGAAGACACGCGCGGCTCTGCCATGCTCCTGCTGCTCGAAGATGCCAGTAGCGATCAGGTCGCCATGGCGCTCGATCTGGGCGCAAGCGATATCATGGCAAGCGGTTTTCATGCCGAGGAATTGGCCCTTCGTCTCAATGCCCAGATCCGGCACAAGCAGCAAGGGGACCAATTGCGCCGAAACATGCAGACCGGTTTGCAAATGGCCACGCGCGATCCGCTGACCGGACTGTTCAACCGTCGCTTTGCAGAACGGCATTTGCAGTCCATTGCCGCTCAAGCACAGAGCGCAGGCCAGCCGTTCGCGCTGATGGTACTCGATCTCGACCGATTTAAGGCCGTGAACGACACCTACGGCCATGCTATCGGCGATATTGTTCTGCGTGAAGTATCATCCCGCCTGCGCTCCAACCTGAGGGCGCAAGACCTTGTGGCGCGCATGGGCGGCGAAGAATTTCTCGTGGTGATGCCCAACACCAACCATGACGAAGCCCTGACGGCGGGCGAGCGTTTGCGGCAACTTGTCAGAGGCACGCCGATCCGCCTGCAGGGCGACGTCAGCGCATTGACGGTAACAGTCAGCATCGGCGTCGCGGTCGGAACAGGAAAAGTCAAAGACACCACCGAACTGTTCGACCGCGCGGACAAGGCGCTCTATGTCGCGAAAGCAGACGGTCGGGATCAGGTCAGTCTCGATCGGCCCGCAGCCTAG
- a CDS encoding periplasmic heavy metal sensor, with amino-acid sequence MNWVRKKGLGLKLLLAMSLGVNILVLGAVLGSLWGRPDNGRGGAMIHRTGMFSLLAVLPPENRKELRRELDDAFGDQRPVPDGNQLQVLREALRSEPFDPDHFRVLLAKRREALDRVNMRLEEALASQLALMTPEERRSYANRLGKIHKGAAHRQDGRPRRDY; translated from the coding sequence ATGAACTGGGTGCGCAAGAAAGGGCTTGGCCTGAAACTGCTGCTGGCCATGTCGCTGGGTGTGAACATTCTGGTGCTCGGTGCCGTGCTCGGGAGTCTTTGGGGACGTCCGGACAATGGACGCGGGGGGGCAATGATCCATCGCACCGGGATGTTCAGCCTGCTTGCCGTCTTGCCGCCCGAGAACCGTAAGGAATTGCGGCGGGAGCTAGATGATGCTTTTGGAGATCAACGCCCTGTTCCTGACGGCAATCAGTTGCAAGTCCTGCGAGAGGCGTTGCGTTCCGAGCCATTTGACCCCGACCATTTTCGGGTGCTGCTGGCGAAACGTCGGGAAGCGCTGGATCGTGTAAACATGCGACTGGAAGAGGCGCTGGCGTCTCAGTTGGCGCTTATGACGCCTGAAGAACGGCGCAGCTATGCCAACCGGCTGGGAAAGATTCATAAAGGCGCGGCGCACAGGCAGGATGGGCGTCCACGCCGTGATTACTAG
- a CDS encoding RNA polymerase sigma factor translates to MPFEAAPEASDEDLLMHYAAGDAHAARVLTARLAPGVYRCAVRMLGDAAEAEDVTQDAMLRLWRQAPNWEHGRAQPSTWLYRVASNLCLDRLRRKTTQPWPEGFDPASQAPSTQDRMEQAERVTALKQALGALPERQRQAVILRHIEGLTNPEVAAVMELSVEAVESLTTRGRRGLKGLLAGARDKLGFGDG, encoded by the coding sequence ATGCCGTTCGAAGCTGCGCCGGAAGCCTCTGATGAGGATTTGCTGATGCACTATGCTGCCGGAGATGCTCATGCCGCGCGTGTTTTGACGGCCAGGCTGGCGCCGGGGGTCTATCGCTGTGCGGTTCGCATGCTTGGCGATGCGGCAGAGGCCGAGGATGTCACCCAGGACGCGATGTTGCGTCTCTGGAGGCAAGCCCCGAACTGGGAGCACGGCCGAGCGCAGCCCTCCACTTGGCTGTACAGGGTTGCCTCGAACTTGTGTCTGGACCGGTTGCGGCGCAAGACGACCCAGCCCTGGCCCGAGGGGTTCGACCCGGCGTCGCAAGCGCCGTCCACGCAAGACCGCATGGAACAGGCAGAGCGTGTGACGGCCCTGAAGCAGGCATTGGGTGCCTTGCCGGAAAGGCAGCGTCAGGCCGTTATCCTGCGGCACATCGAAGGGCTTACAAATCCGGAAGTCGCCGCTGTGATGGAGCTGTCGGTCGAGGCAGTCGAAAGCCTGACCACGCGCGGTCGACGTGGGTTGAAAGGTTTGCTTGCGGGGGCAAGAGATAAGCTGGGTTTTGGCGATGGTTGA
- a CDS encoding EF-hand domain-containing protein: MTSVTRTIGFALATTLLGSMALAAPQDRAEMFERLDADGNGQITQADLDAARQERFDAIDTDGNGMLTADELVAHERLRADQRRIYRVERMIARMDQDGDGQINAVEMMSPERQQVPRGLIERMDTDGDGSVTHEEFADFAPRGMRPRGDEHGHKGRVGRFIDPAER; this comes from the coding sequence ATGACTTCTGTAACGCGTACAATCGGATTCGCACTGGCTACGACCTTGTTGGGGTCCATGGCCTTGGCTGCCCCACAGGACCGGGCAGAGATGTTCGAACGACTTGATGCGGACGGAAATGGCCAGATCACACAGGCTGATCTCGACGCGGCGCGTCAGGAACGATTCGATGCAATAGATACCGATGGGAACGGAATGTTAACTGCGGATGAACTGGTCGCGCATGAACGGCTTCGTGCAGACCAGCGCCGGATATATCGTGTCGAACGCATGATCGCGCGTATGGATCAAGACGGTGATGGCCAGATCAATGCGGTGGAGATGATGTCACCGGAGCGCCAGCAGGTTCCGCGAGGGCTCATTGAACGGATGGATACTGATGGCGATGGCTCCGTGACCCACGAAGAGTTCGCAGATTTCGCTCCCCGTGGAATGAGGCCGCGCGGCGACGAGCACGGCCATAAGGGGCGCGTTGGGCGCTTCATTGATCCGGCGGAGCGCTGA
- a CDS encoding DUF983 domain-containing protein → MHDAIIADPPQRDTKQAAFRGLRCKCPNCGEGGLFQGYLKVRPACPSCGEDLTPQRADDGPAYLVILIVGHILAVLIHVFYASWRMDPLTMAITLSILCVTLSLFLLPRFKGMIIGIQWAKRMHGFGES, encoded by the coding sequence ATGCATGACGCAATCATCGCCGACCCACCCCAACGCGACACCAAGCAAGCCGCATTTCGCGGCTTGCGTTGCAAATGCCCCAACTGTGGCGAAGGAGGCCTGTTCCAGGGCTACCTAAAGGTCCGGCCTGCCTGCCCAAGTTGCGGTGAAGATCTGACACCGCAGCGCGCAGATGACGGCCCGGCCTATCTTGTTATCTTGATTGTTGGACACATCCTGGCCGTGTTGATTCACGTCTTCTACGCCTCGTGGCGAATGGACCCGCTGACAATGGCGATCACGCTCTCGATACTCTGTGTCACGCTTTCGCTGTTCCTGCTTCCGCGCTTCAAGGGCATGATCATCGGGATACAGTGGGCCAAGAGGATGCACGGTTTTGGTGAAAGCTGA
- a CDS encoding NUDIX hydrolase, producing the protein MKADLPIRDAASIILFRNDPEPTVLMGRRPKKAAFMPDLYVFPGGAVDSGDSMISLVQPLRPPIRRRLADRSAVPPEAIVVAAIRELWEETGLVLGAQARWTDIPEGWSTYAETGNRPSGAGLEFAFRAITPPGRSRRFDARFLIANAKLLASDADDFSKAGDELTDLAWVPLSDAKHLPVPFITQIVLAQIAPLVVSGEPPAQVPFFAHRQEDRFVDYID; encoded by the coding sequence GTGAAAGCTGATCTGCCGATCCGCGACGCGGCCAGCATCATCCTCTTCCGGAACGACCCAGAACCAACTGTGCTGATGGGACGGCGACCCAAGAAAGCGGCATTCATGCCGGATCTTTACGTGTTCCCCGGTGGAGCAGTCGATTCTGGTGACAGCATGATCAGCCTTGTGCAGCCCCTGCGCCCGCCTATCCGTCGGCGGCTCGCAGACCGGTCCGCAGTTCCGCCCGAAGCCATAGTGGTCGCGGCCATACGCGAGTTGTGGGAAGAAACCGGTCTCGTTCTCGGTGCACAGGCGCGTTGGACCGATATTCCTGAAGGATGGTCGACATACGCCGAAACCGGCAATCGCCCCTCGGGTGCCGGACTCGAGTTCGCATTCCGGGCGATCACGCCTCCCGGACGAAGCCGAAGGTTCGACGCACGGTTTCTGATCGCAAACGCCAAGCTTCTGGCAAGCGACGCCGATGACTTTTCCAAGGCCGGTGACGAACTGACCGATCTGGCCTGGGTGCCTCTGTCGGACGCGAAGCACCTGCCCGTCCCGTTCATCACCCAGATCGTTCTGGCGCAGATCGCGCCTCTTGTTGTGTCGGGCGAACCTCCTGCACAGGTACCGTTTTTCGCGCACCGACAGGAGGATCGCTTCGTCGACTACATCGACTGA
- a CDS encoding aldo/keto reductase, translating to MQYKKLGRTDIEVSDLCLGSMTWGNQNAEAEGHAQIDMALDHGINFIDTAEMYPTCPVRRETVGDTEKIIGTWLAKSGRRSDIILASKISGEGADNPRDGEPITADSIGRVVDENLKRLQTDYIDLYQLHWPNRGSYSFRQSWTYDPFKQDHDVVLDNMNEVLAALAKQVEAGKIRHVGLSNETAWGTTTWVRLAKENGWPIMQSIQNEYSLLCRFFDTDLAEVAMHEQVGLLSYSPLAAGLLTGKYRGGVVPEGSRMSLVPGLGGRATDAAHAAVEAYVAVAEKHGLDVAQMSLAFCRQRPFMTSTIFGATDLDQLKVALGSAELTLSKEVLDDIAAVHRRYPMPY from the coding sequence ATGCAGTATAAAAAGCTTGGCCGCACGGATATCGAAGTCTCGGATCTGTGCCTTGGTTCGATGACCTGGGGTAACCAGAATGCCGAGGCTGAAGGGCATGCGCAGATCGACATGGCCCTCGATCACGGGATCAACTTCATCGACACCGCCGAGATGTATCCCACCTGCCCGGTGCGTCGCGAAACGGTGGGCGACACAGAAAAGATAATCGGCACATGGTTGGCCAAGTCCGGTCGTCGGTCTGATATCATCCTGGCCAGCAAGATTTCCGGCGAAGGCGCTGACAATCCGCGTGACGGGGAACCGATCACGGCGGACTCGATCGGGCGGGTTGTGGATGAAAACCTGAAGCGCCTGCAGACGGACTACATAGACCTCTATCAATTGCACTGGCCCAACCGTGGGAGCTACAGCTTCCGCCAGAGCTGGACCTACGATCCCTTCAAGCAAGACCATGACGTCGTTCTAGACAATATGAACGAGGTGCTCGCAGCGTTGGCCAAACAGGTTGAGGCCGGAAAAATCCGCCATGTTGGCCTGTCGAACGAAACGGCATGGGGCACGACGACATGGGTGCGGTTGGCGAAGGAAAATGGTTGGCCGATCATGCAGTCCATTCAGAACGAGTACTCTCTGCTCTGCCGCTTCTTTGACACTGACCTTGCAGAAGTTGCCATGCATGAACAGGTCGGGCTTCTGTCCTACTCGCCGCTTGCCGCCGGACTGCTGACTGGCAAGTATCGCGGAGGTGTGGTGCCGGAAGGGTCGCGCATGTCGCTTGTTCCGGGGCTTGGCGGCCGCGCAACCGATGCGGCTCATGCGGCGGTTGAGGCCTATGTCGCAGTGGCTGAAAAGCATGGGCTTGATGTAGCGCAAATGTCGTTGGCTTTCTGCCGCCAGCGCCCGTTCATGACCTCGACAATCTTCGGCGCGACCGATCTGGATCAGTTGAAAGTGGCGCTGGGTTCCGCGGAATTGACGCTGTCAAAAGAGGTCCTCGACGATATCGCGGCTGTCCACCGCCGGTATCCGATGCCTTATTGA
- the metG gene encoding methionine--tRNA ligase, with amino-acid sequence MARILITSALPYINGIKHLGNLVGSQLPADLYARYMRCRGNEVLFLCATDEHGTPAELAAAKAGKPVDEYCKEMHAVQTRLAQGFRLSFDHYGRSSSPQNHKLTQHFAGKLAEAGLIEEVSERQVYSNADGRFLPDRYIEGTCPNCGYDKARGDQCENCTKQLDPTDLIDPRSAISGSTDLEVRETKHLFLRQSAMRGKLNDWIDSKTDWPVLTTSIAKKWLNDGDGLQDRGITRDLDWGIAVKKGDEDWPGMEGKVFYVWFDAPIEYIACAAEWAEAQGMDESAWRRWWHTSEGAEDVNYVQFMGKDNVPFHTLSFPATIMGSGEDWKLVDYIKSFNYLNYDGGQFSTSQGRGVFMDQALEILPADYWRWWLLSHAPESSDSEFTWENFQASVNKDLADVLGNFVSRITKFCRSKFGEAVPEGGAIGPREEVLAAELSKRLTAYQKHMDAIEIRKAAAELRGLWVIGNEYLQEAAPWALFKTDPEGAAAVVRTGLNLIAFYATISAPFIPDACATLCDAMKLDNDDWPNDMDATLQLLKPGHEFTVPDVLFRKINDEERENWQTQFAGQRS; translated from the coding sequence ATGGCACGCATTCTGATCACCTCGGCACTTCCCTATATCAATGGGATCAAGCATCTGGGCAATCTGGTGGGCAGTCAGCTTCCCGCTGATCTCTATGCGCGCTACATGCGGTGCCGCGGCAATGAAGTGCTGTTTCTATGCGCCACCGACGAACACGGCACGCCCGCAGAACTGGCGGCCGCAAAAGCAGGCAAGCCGGTCGATGAATACTGCAAGGAAATGCATGCTGTTCAGACGCGACTGGCGCAGGGGTTCCGGCTGTCCTTTGACCATTACGGACGGTCGTCGAGCCCGCAGAACCACAAGCTGACACAGCATTTCGCAGGCAAGCTGGCCGAAGCCGGACTGATCGAGGAAGTGAGTGAACGGCAGGTGTATTCTAACGCCGATGGCCGCTTCCTGCCCGACCGCTATATCGAAGGCACCTGCCCCAATTGCGGCTATGACAAGGCGCGCGGTGACCAGTGCGAGAACTGCACCAAGCAGCTTGACCCAACCGACCTGATCGACCCGCGTTCCGCAATCTCCGGCTCCACCGATCTGGAGGTGCGCGAAACCAAGCATTTGTTCCTGCGTCAATCGGCGATGCGCGGCAAGCTGAACGACTGGATCGACAGCAAGACGGATTGGCCGGTCCTGACGACCTCGATCGCCAAGAAATGGCTCAATGACGGCGACGGGCTACAGGACCGCGGGATCACACGCGATCTGGACTGGGGTATTGCCGTAAAGAAAGGCGATGAAGACTGGCCGGGCATGGAAGGCAAGGTTTTCTATGTCTGGTTCGATGCCCCCATCGAATACATCGCCTGCGCCGCCGAATGGGCCGAGGCACAAGGGATGGACGAGTCCGCGTGGCGTCGCTGGTGGCACACCAGCGAGGGCGCCGAAGACGTGAACTACGTCCAGTTCATGGGCAAGGACAACGTGCCGTTCCATACCTTGTCCTTCCCCGCCACCATCATGGGCTCGGGCGAGGACTGGAAGCTGGTCGATTACATCAAGTCGTTCAACTACCTGAATTATGATGGCGGCCAGTTCTCAACTTCGCAAGGTCGTGGCGTGTTCATGGATCAGGCGCTTGAGATCCTGCCTGCCGACTATTGGCGCTGGTGGCTGCTGAGCCACGCACCGGAAAGTTCCGACAGCGAATTCACGTGGGAAAATTTCCAGGCCTCTGTGAACAAGGACTTGGCCGATGTGCTCGGCAATTTCGTCAGCCGTATCACCAAGTTCTGCCGTTCCAAATTCGGCGAGGCCGTGCCGGAAGGCGGCGCAATCGGTCCGCGCGAGGAGGTGCTTGCGGCGGAACTGTCGAAGCGTCTGACGGCCTATCAAAAGCACATGGACGCCATTGAGATCCGCAAAGCCGCCGCTGAACTGCGCGGGCTTTGGGTTATCGGCAACGAATACCTGCAGGAAGCCGCGCCGTGGGCCCTGTTCAAGACCGACCCGGAAGGTGCTGCCGCAGTTGTGCGCACCGGCCTGAACCTGATTGCCTTCTACGCGACCATTTCTGCACCGTTTATCCCCGACGCATGCGCCACGCTGTGCGACGCCATGAAACTGGACAACGACGACTGGCCAAATGACATGGATGCCACGCTTCAGCTTCTCAAGCCGGGCCATGAATTCACTGTTCCCGACGTGCTGTTTCGCAAGATCAATGATGAGGAACGCGAAAACTGGCAGACCCAGTTTGCTGGTCAGCGCAGCTAA
- a CDS encoding glycerophosphodiester phosphodiesterase family protein: MTSLTKLLFTTAIALTGTAASAENIQVGPRPLYLINKMQDGELKDKLLSCSESPVTRTNFSIGHRGAPLMFPEHTVESNVAAAQMGAGILECDVTFTADKELVCRHAQNDLHTTTNILVTDLAEKCTAGFTPASGDTEAAAECRTSDLTLAEFQTLTPKMDAANKAATTAEEYQGGTAGWRTDLYSAEPATLMTHADSIELFKSLGAKFTPELKSPSVEMPFDGFSQEDYAQKLVDEYKAAGIPASDVWAQSFNLDDVLYWIEAEPEFGAQAVYLIDDSSIEGLNGDDPATWGFEPAELKAQGVNYVAPAIPFLVSLNDAGEIVPSALATALKEADIELIAWTLERSGPLVDGGGWYYHSITDAISGGGDYYEVLDVLAQDVGVAGVFSDWPATVSYYASCMGMN; encoded by the coding sequence ATGACAAGCTTGACGAAACTTCTGTTCACGACGGCAATTGCCCTGACCGGAACCGCCGCCAGCGCCGAGAACATTCAAGTCGGCCCGCGCCCGCTCTACCTCATCAACAAGATGCAGGATGGCGAATTGAAGGATAAACTGCTGTCCTGCTCGGAAAGCCCGGTCACTCGCACCAATTTCTCAATCGGTCACCGCGGTGCACCGCTGATGTTCCCAGAGCATACGGTCGAATCGAACGTGGCTGCCGCGCAAATGGGCGCAGGTATCCTTGAATGTGACGTGACCTTCACTGCTGACAAGGAATTGGTCTGCCGTCACGCACAAAACGATCTGCACACGACGACGAACATCCTCGTTACGGATCTGGCGGAAAAATGCACGGCCGGCTTCACGCCTGCATCGGGTGACACCGAGGCTGCAGCCGAGTGCCGCACATCCGATCTGACGCTGGCCGAGTTCCAGACGTTGACGCCAAAAATGGACGCTGCAAACAAGGCCGCAACCACGGCAGAAGAATACCAGGGCGGCACCGCGGGATGGCGCACGGATCTGTATTCAGCCGAACCCGCAACGCTGATGACCCATGCCGATTCGATCGAGTTGTTCAAATCCCTCGGCGCGAAGTTTACGCCAGAACTGAAATCGCCATCTGTAGAAATGCCGTTCGACGGGTTCTCGCAAGAAGACTATGCCCAAAAATTGGTCGACGAGTACAAGGCGGCGGGCATCCCCGCATCCGATGTGTGGGCGCAGAGCTTCAATCTGGACGATGTTCTTTACTGGATCGAGGCCGAGCCTGAATTCGGTGCCCAGGCGGTTTACCTGATCGACGACAGTTCCATCGAAGGCCTGAATGGCGATGATCCCGCGACGTGGGGTTTCGAACCTGCCGAGTTGAAAGCGCAGGGCGTGAACTACGTTGCTCCGGCGATTCCGTTTCTTGTTTCGCTAAACGACGCTGGCGAAATCGTCCCATCCGCGCTGGCAACCGCGTTGAAGGAGGCAGACATTGAACTGATCGCTTGGACGCTTGAACGGTCCGGCCCTCTGGTCGATGGTGGCGGCTGGTATTACCACTCCATCACGGATGCGATCAGTGGCGGCGGCGACTACTACGAAGTTCTCGACGTTCTGGCTCAGGATGTCGGCGTTGCGGGTGTCTTCAGCGACTGGCCTGCCACTGTCAGCTACTACGCAAGCTGCATGGGCATGAACTGA
- a CDS encoding UDP-2,3-diacylglucosamine diphosphatase, translating into MLTRASASRYRTLFISDIHLGTRGCQAEMLLDFLHHFEAERIYLIGDIFDGWRLRRGWHWPQAHNDVIEAILHKAHAGVQIIYIPGNHDEVARNYIGTHFGGIEVRLTDEHMAADKRRFLITHGDQFDIVVKNADWLAHLGDRAYKFVLGLNTTVNRIRRLWGGQYWSLSNWAKQQVKQAVNFIGEYESVLAEEARRSGYDGIICGHIHKAEMRDMDGVLYINTGDWVESCTAVVEDQCGQLHMIDWTSLTPRRQQEDKTRPTSSQVPPESVAARLAPAVANQDH; encoded by the coding sequence ATGCTGACACGCGCATCTGCATCCCGGTATCGTACGCTGTTCATCTCCGACATCCATCTGGGAACGCGGGGCTGTCAGGCGGAAATGCTTCTGGACTTCCTGCACCACTTCGAGGCGGAACGCATCTACCTCATCGGCGACATCTTCGACGGGTGGCGCCTAAGACGCGGCTGGCACTGGCCTCAAGCGCATAACGATGTGATCGAGGCGATTCTGCACAAGGCACACGCGGGCGTGCAGATCATCTACATCCCCGGAAATCATGATGAGGTTGCCCGAAACTATATCGGCACTCATTTCGGCGGGATCGAAGTCCGGCTGACTGACGAGCATATGGCAGCCGACAAGCGCCGTTTCCTTATTACCCATGGCGATCAATTCGATATCGTCGTCAAGAATGCCGATTGGCTGGCCCATCTGGGTGACCGCGCCTACAAGTTCGTGCTCGGGCTCAACACGACCGTCAACCGCATCAGGCGGCTATGGGGTGGTCAGTATTGGTCCCTGTCCAACTGGGCCAAGCAGCAGGTCAAGCAGGCAGTGAACTTCATCGGCGAATATGAAAGCGTGCTGGCGGAAGAAGCACGACGCAGCGGCTATGATGGCATCATCTGCGGTCACATCCATAAGGCAGAGATGCGCGATATGGATGGTGTCCTTTACATCAACACAGGCGATTGGGTCGAAAGCTGCACGGCTGTGGTCGAAGATCAGTGTGGTCAGCTTCACATGATCGACTGGACCTCATTGACCCCGAGGCGTCAACAGGAAGACAAGACACGGCCGACCTCTAGCCAAGTTCCGCCAGAAAGCGTAGCAGCCCGTCTTGCCCCTGCGGTTGCCAACCAAGACCACTGA